The Chitinophagales bacterium genome includes a window with the following:
- a CDS encoding BatD family protein gives MKRSICLHILFLLCSSGLLAQSFTASVNKNNIAVGDVFQVSFTVEDGNMSGFQPPDFSNFNLRGGPNQSTNMQLINGQMSRSVSYSYYLQATKEGTFTIGPATANISGKKMESNSLSVTVGKSAGGNQGGQKQAQEKSIQQQISENVFLRVIVSDNDVYQGEQITVAYKLYASTNINIHNTSIKQLPSNNGFWAQEIALPDNNSFEREVYQGVQYNSVTVKKYALFPQRTGDLEIDPMEMETHVRVRTQSQRRGFFDDFFGSYKDIPYEFQSSKIKINVKPLPKGKPSSFSGLSGTFNMDVSLDKTETETDDPITMKIKISGKGNLRMLDAPKPQLPRDFEVFDPKTKEQISTSSNIISGYKQYDYLLIPRRPGTFKIPPMRFSYFDTKKEDYVELSSKEYEVTVSGEASAFTGGNVANVSKEEVELLGQDIRYIKSNTDLQEKGAFYITSIPFGVLFAAPFLLFVVLLRIKKREDELAGNIGLLKRKRAGKEAAKRLSKAKKLLNESGAERDFYKAVSESLWGYLSDRLNIPAAELSREKAEPKLEQNGVADADRKEIFEVLDKCEMALFAPTSAGDKEAVYTRAANIIEKIGNVLKT, from the coding sequence ATGAAGAGATCAATATGCTTACATATTCTATTCTTATTATGCAGCAGTGGGCTGCTTGCACAGTCTTTTACGGCCAGTGTTAATAAGAATAATATCGCAGTAGGCGATGTTTTTCAAGTGAGTTTCACTGTAGAAGATGGAAATATGTCAGGTTTTCAACCACCCGATTTCAGTAATTTTAATTTGAGGGGCGGCCCCAATCAATCTACCAATATGCAGTTGATCAATGGGCAAATGAGCCGTTCGGTTTCTTACTCCTATTATTTGCAGGCGACCAAAGAAGGCACCTTTACAATTGGTCCGGCTACTGCCAATATTTCAGGAAAAAAGATGGAAAGCAATTCCCTTTCTGTTACTGTAGGAAAATCTGCAGGAGGCAATCAGGGTGGGCAAAAACAGGCTCAGGAAAAAAGCATTCAGCAACAAATCAGCGAAAATGTATTTCTGCGGGTAATTGTAAGTGATAATGATGTTTATCAGGGCGAACAAATTACCGTGGCCTATAAATTATATGCCAGCACCAATATCAATATCCACAATACCTCAATTAAACAACTGCCCAGCAATAATGGATTTTGGGCGCAGGAAATTGCTTTACCCGATAACAATTCTTTCGAGCGAGAAGTCTATCAGGGTGTGCAGTACAATTCTGTCACAGTAAAAAAATACGCCCTTTTTCCGCAGCGTACAGGAGACCTGGAAATAGACCCTATGGAAATGGAAACCCATGTGCGCGTGAGGACACAGTCTCAGAGAAGAGGTTTTTTTGATGATTTTTTCGGTTCTTATAAAGATATCCCCTATGAATTTCAAAGCTCAAAAATTAAAATCAATGTAAAACCATTGCCAAAGGGTAAACCTTCGAGCTTTTCAGGTCTTTCAGGCACCTTTAATATGGATGTTTCACTGGACAAAACAGAGACAGAAACCGATGATCCCATTACTATGAAGATAAAGATCAGCGGCAAGGGTAACCTGAGAATGCTGGATGCTCCCAAGCCGCAATTGCCCCGAGATTTTGAAGTCTTTGATCCAAAAACCAAAGAGCAGATTTCTACTTCGTCCAATATTATCAGCGGATACAAGCAATACGATTACCTGCTGATACCAAGACGCCCCGGTACTTTTAAAATTCCTCCGATGCGCTTTTCCTATTTCGATACAAAAAAGGAAGACTATGTTGAGCTCAGTTCCAAAGAATACGAAGTAACTGTAAGTGGAGAAGCAAGTGCATTTACAGGAGGCAATGTTGCCAATGTAAGCAAAGAGGAAGTGGAATTGTTGGGACAGGACATTCGCTATATCAAATCCAATACTGATTTGCAGGAAAAAGGAGCATTTTATATAACATCGATTCCCTTTGGTGTTTTATTTGCTGCCCCATTTTTACTTTTTGTTGTTTTGCTGCGCATTAAAAAGCGGGAAGATGAACTGGCTGGAAATATAGGCTTGCTCAAACGCAAAAGAGCAGGAAAGGAAGCTGCTAAAAGATTGTCAAAAGCCAAAAAGCTACTGAATGAAAGTGGTGCAGAGCGCGATTTCTATAAAGCTGTTTCCGAATCGCTTTGGGGCTATTTGAGCGACAGGCTCAATATTCCTGCTGCTGAATTATCGAGAGAAAAAGCAGAGCCAAAACTCGAGCAAAACGGGGTGGCTGACGCAGATAGAAAAGAAATCTTCGAGGTGCTTGACAAATGTGAAATGGCGCTGTTTGCCCCCACATCTGCCGGAGATAAAGAGGCCGTTTACACCAGGGCGGCCAATATTATTGAGAAAATTGGAAATGTGCTGAAAACATGA
- a CDS encoding tetratricopeptide repeat protein, producing MKQIIFISLLSLLSLTLLAQSERKHVRQGNELYFDGKTDKAIEAYEKALQEAPESPEAHFNMGNAYLKQKDYESASASYQTALGLLEGEGQKAAALHNLGNTYLENQKPKEAKEAYQQALRLNPQDEDTRYNLALANKMLQKQEKEQEQENKDEQDQEEGEDKQEQDQEQQDKGEDQEEEKKDGEEKESDQQNKEEQEDESKDGEGKESEDQEASDQEKEAQQMQEGQISKEEAERILEALKNEEQKLQEQLMIRKETGQRKNLDKDW from the coding sequence ATGAAACAAATAATTTTCATATCCTTATTGTCGCTATTGAGTTTGACCTTGCTCGCTCAATCTGAACGCAAACATGTGCGCCAGGGGAATGAGCTTTACTTTGATGGCAAAACGGACAAAGCAATAGAAGCTTATGAAAAAGCTTTGCAGGAAGCCCCGGAAAGTCCCGAGGCACATTTCAATATGGGCAATGCCTATTTGAAGCAAAAAGATTACGAGTCGGCATCAGCTTCTTATCAAACGGCTTTGGGATTGCTGGAAGGAGAGGGGCAAAAGGCAGCGGCTTTGCACAACCTGGGAAATACTTACCTGGAAAACCAAAAGCCAAAAGAAGCCAAAGAGGCTTATCAACAGGCTTTGCGATTGAATCCTCAAGATGAGGATACGCGTTATAATTTGGCCTTGGCCAATAAAATGCTGCAAAAGCAGGAAAAGGAACAAGAGCAGGAAAATAAGGACGAGCAGGATCAAGAAGAAGGAGAAGACAAACAAGAGCAAGATCAGGAACAACAGGATAAAGGAGAAGACCAGGAAGAGGAAAAGAAAGATGGAGAGGAAAAGGAAAGCGATCAGCAGAATAAGGAAGAGCAGGAAGATGAGTCTAAAGACGGTGAGGGAAAAGAATCGGAAGATCAGGAAGCTTCAGATCAGGAAAAAGAAGCACAGCAAATGCAGGAGGGACAGATTTCTAAAGAAGAAGCTGAGCGAATACTGGAAGCACTGAAAAATGAGGAACAAAAATTGCAGGAACAATTGATGATCAGAAAAGAAACAGGCCAACGCAAAAACCTGGATAAAGACTGGTAA
- a CDS encoding PAS domain S-box protein, giving the protein MAQSVKRKSVTAAQQLKLFMDNSEEACLLIDKDLKIIASSKLFNKLYKQYFNMKVEAGTSILNYALPERKPIVTKIYEKVFAGKTQEVKIEIPVSESEKVVFLNKYKPISNGNGKIDCAFVSCKDISAEQKSRYLLKMSEKRYRSLVENSTDGIAILNTESRVTYISPAVKKILGYSPEEVIYEELFPVLYHEDVSIKDNVLKTVLEKPGVPVSAPLVRIYHKNGELRWLGSTMTNMLENDAVQGIVVNFRDQTNEFLTEQEHQLVSKIIKALQDPSDFESALHKVLQLMAENMGFSMAEAWFVAKDKSKLYLQSFWNKKKQSPVLGDNIKFSFKKGEGLPGVCWSKKELELWDNIDQHPKFIRKNEADEAGLKQGLALPIIQDNEVIAVFTFFTDREQVQLGSTAALKRIARQIAVDVELKRSLDELNDLFKYSPGLICVAGTDNYFKKVNPAFSKLLRYTEDELLSKPFYDFLHPEDRAISIETLKGNTKGLRTVNFENRYLTKDGEVKWIAWYSSDFVDKEGNIYGFGMDVTEAKTASLELLRYKNIIEHSQSGIGILTIDDEQLYMNPLFEKMLGYSASEIQNLGGPFQLYVDQSQADEVVQTLMSGNFWNGDIQLKNKKGEILDLHMLGGGIENDKGELIAIYGIHTDISDRLQYERELENYNKNISNILNSISDGFFSLGENWKVNYWNKEAENLLGVSEEEIMGKVIWDYFPEATKLKFYTEYEKALKEKKPALFQEYFPPLKAWFEVNVYPAEEGISVFFRNVTEQKSQEKLNLLEKQVLELNTHKKLKLEEIIECLLNGIREIFPDMLCSVLRVIDGKLYNWSSPQLPKDYVEAINGVPIADGVGSCGTAAFLKEKVIVSDISSDPLWEDFKEVAAQHNLAACWSYPILDKAQNILGTFGIYYNTKRAPIRLEEDSIDRIRTILTNIIEHKWAEEAILISNERYDIVSKATNDAIWDWDIKNDRLYFNDGYEKLFGYALNNSIPIQHWIDHLHPDEAKQTLNYFQSIVNSSGQNHWDAEYRYLKSDGEYAYVYDRGIMIRNEEGIAVRMIGAMQDISKRKQDEQNLLYKSKLLEVTSEVSNALIREEDWMIALDKSFNIIGQTVKVDRVYFFENSIDKKTGKACTSQRIEWTDNSTISQINNSELQNLPFEDVIHFIEPLKNGNAFEAIVEQMPEGGAKEILRSQDIKSILVLPLFIKDHFYGFIGFDDCHKGRSWTDDERAFLKTLNSNVTTFIERKKSKEMLRKLNKKLKLRAKELAESNAELEQFAYIASHDLQEPLRMVRSFLNQIEKKYKDKLDQRGEKYIELAVDGAVRMRQIILDFLEYSRAGKKDFEREKVDMNSLMKEVVQLHQLIITEKQARVEWGEMPEIFAAKTAIQQVISNLVGNALKYSSDDEKPIIKVTACERAKEWEFAVADNGIGIEPQFANKIFVLFQRLHDRNDYDGTGIGLAICKKIIESHNGKIWFESEPGKGSVFYFTIAK; this is encoded by the coding sequence ATGGCGCAAAGTGTAAAGCGTAAATCAGTTACAGCTGCTCAGCAACTCAAGCTTTTTATGGACAATTCCGAAGAAGCTTGCCTTTTGATTGATAAGGATTTGAAAATCATCGCATCAAGTAAGCTTTTCAATAAACTTTACAAGCAATATTTCAATATGAAAGTTGAAGCGGGCACTTCAATATTAAATTATGCACTGCCCGAGCGGAAACCTATTGTTACAAAGATTTATGAAAAGGTATTTGCCGGAAAAACACAGGAAGTAAAAATTGAAATTCCGGTTTCTGAAAGTGAAAAGGTTGTTTTTCTGAATAAATACAAACCCATTTCAAATGGCAATGGAAAGATTGACTGTGCATTTGTAAGCTGTAAAGACATCAGTGCTGAGCAAAAAAGCCGCTATTTGCTCAAAATGAGTGAAAAACGCTATAGATCATTGGTTGAAAACAGTACCGATGGTATAGCCATACTTAACACAGAAAGCAGGGTCACCTATATTTCACCCGCAGTAAAAAAAATATTGGGTTATTCCCCTGAAGAAGTAATATATGAAGAACTCTTCCCTGTGTTGTATCATGAAGACGTTTCCATAAAAGACAATGTCTTGAAAACAGTGCTTGAAAAACCGGGAGTGCCTGTTTCAGCTCCCCTCGTGCGGATATACCATAAAAACGGTGAGTTGCGCTGGCTCGGCTCCACTATGACCAATATGCTCGAAAATGATGCTGTTCAGGGTATTGTGGTGAATTTTAGAGATCAGACCAATGAATTTTTAACTGAGCAGGAACATCAGCTTGTTTCCAAAATCATTAAAGCACTGCAAGATCCCTCAGATTTTGAATCAGCACTGCACAAAGTATTGCAGTTGATGGCTGAAAACATGGGTTTTTCAATGGCCGAAGCCTGGTTTGTCGCAAAAGACAAGAGCAAACTTTATTTGCAATCATTTTGGAACAAGAAAAAACAAAGCCCGGTACTAGGAGACAATATTAAGTTTAGTTTCAAAAAGGGAGAGGGGTTGCCAGGTGTGTGCTGGTCAAAAAAAGAACTGGAGCTTTGGGACAATATAGATCAACACCCCAAATTTATTAGAAAAAATGAAGCGGATGAGGCGGGCTTAAAGCAGGGGTTGGCTTTGCCAATTATACAGGATAATGAGGTAATTGCGGTTTTTACTTTTTTTACAGACAGGGAACAAGTTCAACTGGGAAGCACTGCCGCACTTAAAAGAATAGCACGGCAAATAGCTGTTGATGTTGAGCTCAAAAGAAGCCTTGACGAACTGAATGATTTATTTAAATATTCTCCAGGGCTTATTTGTGTGGCGGGCACAGATAATTATTTCAAAAAAGTAAATCCGGCCTTTAGCAAATTGCTGAGATATACGGAAGATGAATTGCTGTCTAAACCTTTTTATGATTTCCTGCATCCGGAAGACAGGGCAATAAGTATTGAAACGCTCAAAGGCAATACAAAAGGACTACGCACAGTAAATTTTGAAAACCGCTACCTGACTAAAGACGGGGAAGTTAAATGGATAGCCTGGTATTCCTCTGATTTTGTGGACAAAGAGGGCAATATATATGGGTTTGGAATGGATGTGACCGAGGCCAAAACCGCAAGCCTTGAATTGCTGAGATATAAGAATATTATTGAACATTCTCAAAGCGGCATAGGAATTTTAACTATTGACGATGAGCAATTGTACATGAATCCGCTATTTGAAAAAATGCTGGGATATTCAGCAAGTGAAATCCAGAATTTGGGAGGTCCCTTTCAATTGTATGTAGATCAAAGCCAGGCAGATGAAGTGGTACAAACGCTTATGTCAGGAAATTTTTGGAATGGAGACATTCAACTTAAAAACAAAAAGGGAGAAATATTAGACCTACACATGCTTGGTGGAGGTATTGAAAATGATAAGGGTGAACTCATTGCCATTTATGGCATTCATACTGATATTAGCGATCGACTCCAGTATGAACGAGAACTTGAAAATTACAATAAAAATATAAGTAATATACTCAACAGTATAAGCGATGGCTTCTTTTCGCTTGGCGAAAACTGGAAAGTGAACTATTGGAATAAGGAAGCTGAAAATTTGCTTGGTGTATCCGAAGAAGAAATAATGGGAAAAGTAATTTGGGACTACTTTCCCGAGGCCACCAAACTAAAATTTTACACTGAGTATGAAAAGGCACTTAAAGAAAAAAAACCTGCATTGTTTCAGGAGTATTTTCCGCCATTAAAAGCCTGGTTTGAAGTCAATGTTTATCCGGCAGAGGAAGGGATATCTGTCTTTTTCAGAAACGTTACAGAGCAGAAAAGCCAGGAAAAACTCAATTTGCTCGAAAAGCAAGTGCTGGAACTGAATACCCACAAGAAGTTGAAACTGGAAGAAATAATTGAATGCCTGCTAAATGGCATACGCGAAATTTTTCCAGATATGCTCTGCTCTGTTTTAAGAGTCATTGACGGAAAGCTCTACAACTGGTCTTCTCCTCAGCTTCCCAAAGATTATGTAGAGGCAATAAATGGAGTGCCTATTGCTGATGGTGTTGGGTCTTGCGGAACAGCTGCATTTTTAAAAGAAAAAGTAATTGTCAGTGATATTTCTTCAGACCCGCTGTGGGAAGATTTTAAAGAAGTGGCAGCTCAACACAATCTTGCTGCCTGCTGGTCTTATCCTATTCTCGATAAAGCACAAAATATTCTGGGAACCTTTGGTATATACTACAATACTAAAAGAGCACCAATCCGCCTTGAAGAAGATAGTATAGACCGTATCCGTACTATTCTAACAAATATTATAGAGCACAAATGGGCAGAAGAAGCCATTCTAATAAGCAATGAACGCTACGATATAGTGTCCAAGGCAACCAATGATGCAATCTGGGACTGGGATATCAAAAATGATCGATTGTATTTTAATGATGGCTACGAAAAATTGTTTGGATACGCTTTAAATAATTCGATTCCTATTCAACATTGGATTGATCATCTGCATCCTGATGAAGCCAAACAAACATTGAATTACTTTCAAAGTATAGTGAATTCTTCAGGGCAAAACCACTGGGATGCAGAATATCGCTATCTGAAATCAGATGGGGAATATGCATATGTATATGACAGGGGTATAATGATCAGGAATGAAGAGGGAATAGCTGTTCGTATGATTGGTGCCATGCAGGATATCAGCAAGCGAAAGCAGGATGAGCAAAATTTGTTGTACAAAAGCAAATTATTGGAAGTCACCTCGGAAGTAAGCAATGCCCTCATCCGCGAAGAAGATTGGATGATAGCTCTGGACAAGAGTTTTAATATAATCGGCCAAACCGTGAAAGTTGACAGGGTTTATTTTTTTGAAAATTCAATAGATAAAAAAACGGGAAAAGCGTGCACCAGTCAAAGAATAGAATGGACTGACAACTCTACAATTTCACAGATCAATAATTCCGAACTGCAAAACCTTCCTTTTGAAGATGTAATTCACTTTATAGAACCATTGAAAAACGGGAATGCTTTTGAGGCTATAGTAGAACAGATGCCTGAGGGAGGAGCAAAGGAAATTCTCAGGTCTCAGGATATTAAATCCATTTTGGTTCTGCCACTTTTTATAAAAGATCATTTCTATGGATTTATTGGTTTTGACGATTGCCACAAAGGGCGCAGCTGGACAGATGATGAAAGAGCTTTTTTAAAAACACTGAATTCTAATGTAACCACATTTATTGAGCGAAAGAAAAGCAAAGAAATGCTTCGGAAGCTGAATAAAAAATTAAAATTACGCGCAAAAGAGCTGGCAGAATCCAATGCCGAACTGGAACAATTTGCCTACATCGCTTCGCATGATTTGCAGGAGCCACTTAGAATGGTGCGCAGCTTTTTGAACCAAATTGAGAAAAAATACAAAGATAAATTAGACCAAAGAGGCGAAAAATACATTGAGCTTGCAGTAGATGGCGCAGTGAGAATGCGACAAATCATCCTGGATTTTCTGGAATATTCACGTGCCGGGAAAAAAGATTTTGAAAGGGAAAAAGTAGATATGAATAGCCTGATGAAAGAGGTCGTACAGCTCCATCAGCTTATAATTACTGAAAAACAAGCCCGGGTTGAATGGGGCGAAATGCCTGAAATATTCGCAGCTAAAACTGCAATACAACAAGTAATAAGCAATCTTGTGGGCAATGCATTAAAATACAGCAGTGATGATGAAAAACCCATTATAAAAGTCACTGCATGTGAAAGAGCCAAAGAATGGGAATTTGCAGTAGCAGACAATGGAATTGGG
- a CDS encoding ice-binding family protein, with translation MKNILQKTLTVLLLFLLPLLAFGQAPDLGVAGDFVLFSTDGAVSNSGISQLTGKVGTNNGSSTGFGNVNGGMHDGDATSAQAAADLLIAYNQLNVAVVDSSLAPALGGGQTLTPGVYAISAASTLNMQLTLDAQNNTNAVFIFKINGSLSTNANSSIRLINGAQACNVFWKVEGLVEMASGTAMKGTVIANNAGINMNTGDVLEGRALSTSGAITVDGILAYTPIGCGSPVLTGPDAPTMGEVACYGIFSSDGPVENTGISNVNGDVGANVGLTTGFDSLLVSGNIHPIPDGSTADAAADLLLVYNYLNGLSHDIELLYPAQFGRNLVLTPHTYILNGATSFQDTLFLNAQGNANAVFVIKIYGALSTSTFSNVVLRNGTQAKNVYWLVNGAVDISENSVFNGTIVSQGAISLFSGVEINGRALTAVGALSTTAIDAAADISVDCETIVGGPIDTNTTSIQKTIANISVHIYPNPFAHATTISINNIDQIQKVELRIFNVLGKEVLYENITSTSTTIATGNLPSGVYFYELTGNNQLIKSGKLIAQQ, from the coding sequence ATGAAAAATATTTTACAGAAGACCTTAACAGTATTGCTTCTCTTTTTATTACCGCTTCTTGCTTTTGGACAAGCTCCTGACTTGGGAGTTGCAGGTGATTTTGTCCTGTTTTCCACTGATGGCGCAGTAAGCAATTCAGGTATTTCCCAGTTAACCGGAAAAGTAGGAACCAACAACGGTTCCAGTACTGGATTTGGAAACGTCAACGGTGGGATGCACGATGGCGATGCTACAAGTGCCCAGGCAGCAGCAGATTTACTGATTGCTTATAATCAGCTCAACGTAGCAGTGGTGGATTCCTCTTTAGCTCCAGCACTTGGGGGCGGTCAAACTTTGACTCCTGGTGTTTATGCCATTTCTGCTGCATCAACACTTAATATGCAACTGACATTAGATGCACAAAACAATACTAATGCAGTCTTTATTTTTAAAATCAACGGATCTCTTTCTACCAATGCCAATTCAAGTATTAGATTGATCAACGGAGCACAGGCATGTAATGTATTCTGGAAAGTAGAAGGTCTTGTAGAGATGGCCTCAGGTACTGCCATGAAAGGTACTGTTATTGCAAACAATGCAGGAATCAACATGAATACCGGAGATGTTCTGGAAGGAAGAGCGCTGAGTACTTCAGGAGCCATTACAGTAGATGGCATTCTTGCATATACACCAATTGGCTGCGGAAGCCCTGTACTTACAGGTCCCGATGCGCCTACAATGGGCGAAGTTGCCTGCTACGGAATATTTTCTTCTGACGGCCCCGTTGAAAATACGGGAATTAGCAATGTCAACGGTGATGTGGGCGCAAATGTTGGCTTAACAACAGGCTTCGATTCATTACTGGTAAGCGGAAACATCCATCCCATTCCTGATGGTTCTACGGCAGATGCTGCTGCGGATTTATTGCTGGTTTACAATTACCTGAACGGACTGTCGCATGATATTGAATTACTCTATCCTGCCCAATTCGGTAGAAATCTGGTATTGACCCCACATACTTATATCCTAAATGGAGCAACATCATTTCAAGACACCCTTTTCCTCAATGCACAGGGAAATGCCAATGCGGTATTTGTCATAAAAATTTATGGCGCACTTAGTACAAGTACTTTTTCAAATGTTGTACTCAGAAATGGCACACAGGCAAAAAATGTCTATTGGTTGGTAAATGGCGCAGTGGATATAAGTGAAAACTCAGTTTTTAACGGCACTATTGTTTCACAGGGCGCCATCAGTTTGTTCTCCGGTGTAGAGATTAACGGTCGCGCACTCACTGCTGTTGGTGCTTTGTCAACTACGGCCATTGATGCTGCCGCTGATATTAGTGTCGATTGCGAAACCATAGTGGGCGGCCCTATCGATACCAATACTACTTCCATTCAGAAAACCATTGCAAATATAAGCGTTCACATTTATCCCAATCCATTTGCACATGCAACAACAATTAGCATCAATAATATCGATCAAATCCAAAAAGTTGAGCTGCGCATATTCAATGTTTTGGGCAAAGAAGTGCTGTATGAAAATATCACATCCACTTCAACCACGATTGCTACAGGTAATCTACCTTCTGGCGTATATTTTTACGAATTGACCGGAAACAATCAACTTATAAAATCGGGCAAATTGATTGCTCAGCAGTAA
- a CDS encoding VWA domain-containing protein encodes MIWRKRALKNFSAFQAAEQLMPEKSKFRHYFKFILLVLAFSSLILAWANPQIGTKQEKVKRKGVDVIIALDVSKSMLAEDIKPSRIEQAKQFVSRLIDELKMDRIGLIIFAGNAYLQMPITTDHAAAKLFLKSINTNLVPTQGTAIGDAIRLGIESFEGDEKKFKSIVIISDGENHEGEAIEATEEASEQGIIIHTVGVGSQKGAPIPVYRNNVQTDYLRDKSGNIVLSKLDENMLRQIAVKGDGEYLNLKSGSETLNALTSAIAAMEKREFEENVFTDYEDQFQYFLAFALFLLIVEILIAERKSKWSRKLNLFKEEAQ; translated from the coding sequence ATGATCTGGAGAAAGAGGGCATTGAAAAATTTTAGTGCTTTCCAGGCAGCGGAACAATTGATGCCCGAAAAATCAAAATTCAGGCATTATTTTAAATTTATTTTGCTTGTACTTGCTTTCAGTAGTTTAATTCTGGCCTGGGCCAATCCGCAAATTGGCACCAAACAGGAAAAAGTAAAACGCAAAGGTGTAGATGTAATAATCGCTTTGGATGTATCTAAAAGTATGCTGGCAGAAGATATTAAGCCCAGCCGAATTGAACAGGCCAAACAGTTTGTTTCCCGCCTGATCGATGAGCTTAAAATGGATCGCATCGGGCTCATCATATTTGCCGGAAATGCTTATTTGCAAATGCCCATCACAACTGATCATGCTGCTGCAAAATTGTTTTTGAAATCTATCAATACAAATCTGGTGCCTACCCAGGGAACAGCAATAGGTGATGCCATCCGCCTGGGCATAGAATCATTTGAAGGTGATGAGAAAAAATTTAAAAGTATTGTAATCATCTCCGATGGCGAAAACCACGAAGGGGAAGCTATAGAAGCTACAGAAGAAGCATCAGAGCAGGGTATTATTATTCACACAGTTGGAGTGGGTTCTCAAAAAGGAGCTCCCATTCCAGTATATCGCAACAATGTCCAAACTGATTACTTGCGCGACAAGTCCGGTAATATTGTGCTAAGTAAACTGGATGAAAACATGCTGCGGCAAATAGCTGTTAAAGGCGATGGTGAATACCTGAACCTGAAAAGTGGTAGCGAAACACTCAATGCATTGACAAGTGCTATTGCAGCTATGGAAAAAAGGGAATTTGAAGAAAATGTATTTACTGATTATGAAGATCAGTTTCAGTATTTTTTGGCCTTTGCCCTCTTTTTATTGATAGTAGAGATATTGATTGCTGAGCGCAAAAGTAAATGGAGCAGAAAATTGAATTTATTCAAGGAAGAAGCACAATGA
- a CDS encoding SH3 domain-containing protein, which translates to MTKKLIIYLLFLTLPILLFAQDSPEVLFEQGNKAYADKDYETAAEKYEEVLDKGFQSPELYFNLGNAYYQLNKTGPTILNYEKALKRAPDDEDIRFNLKLANLRVADRATEATDLFFFSGFKNMLVNYASDRWAKLSLIFLWLSFILFAAFLWLKKAALKRLFFFSGIFSLLLTILFLVFSLQQLNYEKSKKSAIVMVTNTYVKSSPDPESTDLFILREGVKVKVLDNIDAWVKVRFSEEKVGWIEKEKLGFI; encoded by the coding sequence ATGACAAAAAAGCTGATAATCTATTTATTGTTTTTAACGCTGCCCATCTTGCTTTTTGCGCAGGATAGTCCTGAGGTACTTTTTGAGCAAGGCAATAAAGCCTATGCCGATAAGGATTATGAAACAGCGGCAGAAAAATACGAGGAGGTTTTAGATAAAGGCTTTCAGTCGCCCGAATTGTATTTTAACCTGGGCAATGCCTATTATCAGCTCAATAAAACAGGCCCGACTATCTTGAATTACGAAAAAGCATTGAAGCGCGCTCCTGATGATGAAGACATCCGCTTTAATCTAAAACTGGCAAATCTCAGAGTGGCTGACAGGGCTACCGAAGCAACTGATTTGTTTTTCTTTTCAGGTTTTAAAAACATGTTGGTCAACTATGCTTCTGATCGCTGGGCGAAGCTCTCTTTGATATTTTTATGGCTGTCATTTATTCTTTTTGCTGCATTTCTTTGGTTGAAAAAAGCTGCACTTAAAAGGCTGTTTTTCTTCTCCGGTATTTTCAGCTTGTTGCTCACCATACTCTTTTTGGTTTTCAGCCTGCAACAGCTCAATTATGAAAAAAGTAAAAAATCAGCCATTGTAATGGTGACCAATACTTATGTAAAAAGCAGCCCGGATCCCGAAAGCACCGATTTGTTTATTTTGCGCGAGGGCGTAAAAGTAAAAGTGCTGGATAATATAGATGCCTGGGTTAAAGTGCGCTTTTCTGAAGAAAAAGTCGGCTGGATAGAAAAGGAAAAATTGGGATTTATTTAG